From one Candidatus Thioglobus sp. NP1 genomic stretch:
- a CDS encoding DUF502 domain-containing protein encodes MKRLRNYFISGLLFWIPLALSVLVIKFFLEVVNSLVPARFLPEAFLNIDTTIPGSGILIVILVILTTGIFVTNILGRKLFALWERALNRIPGFRNIYNALKKVSTTMLNSSSENFRKAFLIQYPSKGIWVIGLQSGDYKSQAQEIIGEEIINLFVPTTPNPTSGFFVMMPIKDAIELDMSVEDAFKLIISAGVVTPEAVSIKEDK; translated from the coding sequence GTGAAGCGCTTAAGAAATTATTTCATATCCGGGCTTTTATTTTGGATTCCCTTAGCTTTAAGTGTTCTAGTTATCAAGTTCTTTTTAGAAGTTGTAAATAGTCTTGTTCCTGCTAGATTTCTTCCTGAAGCCTTTTTAAATATTGATACCACTATTCCTGGTTCAGGAATACTTATTGTAATATTAGTTATTCTGACAACAGGGATTTTTGTAACAAATATTTTAGGTCGTAAATTATTCGCATTATGGGAAAGGGCCCTTAATAGAATTCCAGGCTTTAGAAACATCTACAATGCCTTAAAAAAAGTATCTACAACAATGCTGAACTCATCTAGTGAGAACTTCAGAAAGGCATTTTTGATTCAATATCCAAGCAAAGGAATTTGGGTCATTGGACTTCAGTCAGGGGATTATAAATCTCAAGCACAGGAAATTATAGGTGAAGAGATTATTAATCTTTTTGTTCCTACTACACCTAATCCAACATCAGGTTTTTTTGTTATGATGCCTATCAAAGATGCAATAGAACTTGATATGAGCGTCGAGGATGCTTTTAAATTAATTATATCTGCAGGTGTTGTCACGCCTGAAGCAGTGAGTATAAAGGAAGATAAATGA
- the htpX gene encoding protease HtpX, translating to MQRIFLFLVTNIAIMIILSITLRILGVESLLAQNGSDLNINALVIFSGIFGFGGAFISLAISKWMAKRMTGAKVIESGSNSTEKWLLETVKAQSKIVGIKMPEVAIFPSPQMNAFATGASKNNALVAVSQGLLDSMSKGEIEAVLGHEMSHVANGDMVTLTLIQGVVNTFVIFFSRVIGHVVDRVILKNQRGHGIGYFVTTIFAQIVLSILASIVVMYFSRKREFVADTGGADLAGHQNMINALKRLAQREPEPLPEQLAAFGIGEKRKTGKSQLWSSHPPLEDRIRALEERSKNSK from the coding sequence ATGCAAAGAATCTTTCTCTTTTTAGTTACAAATATTGCTATCATGATTATTCTTAGTATTACACTAAGAATTCTAGGGGTTGAAAGCCTTCTTGCTCAAAATGGTAGCGATTTAAATATCAACGCTTTAGTAATTTTTTCTGGAATTTTTGGTTTTGGAGGAGCCTTTATATCTTTAGCTATTTCAAAATGGATGGCTAAAAGAATGACAGGGGCAAAAGTTATTGAAAGTGGATCTAATAGTACAGAAAAATGGTTACTTGAAACGGTTAAAGCTCAGTCTAAAATTGTTGGTATCAAAATGCCTGAAGTTGCTATTTTCCCTTCTCCTCAGATGAATGCTTTTGCAACTGGAGCTAGCAAAAATAATGCATTAGTTGCAGTCTCCCAAGGCTTACTAGATTCTATGAGTAAAGGTGAAATAGAAGCTGTATTAGGCCATGAAATGAGTCATGTTGCTAATGGAGATATGGTAACTCTTACATTAATTCAAGGAGTTGTTAATACCTTTGTTATTTTCTTCTCAAGAGTTATTGGGCATGTGGTTGACAGAGTAATATTAAAAAATCAGCGTGGTCATGGAATTGGATACTTTGTAACTACAATATTCGCCCAGATTGTTTTATCAATATTAGCCAGTATTGTTGTTATGTATTTCTCAAGAAAAAGAGAATTTGTTGCTGATACTGGTGGTGCAGACCTTGCTGGCCATCAAAATATGATTAATGCACTTAAAAGGTTAGCACAAAGAGAGCCTGAACCCCTTCCAGAACAATTAGCTGCTTTTGGAATCGGTGAAAAACGTAAAACTGGTAAATCTCAATTATGGTCATCTCACCCGCCCTTAGAGGATAGGATTAGAGCCTTAGAAGAGCGCTCAAAAAACTCTAAATAA
- a CDS encoding DMT family transporter: MVIFIRKAAENLHILEVVFFRNLLAFVVMIPILKSTGLSAIKMNNTKLFFMRGFFGAIGMLAGFTCLTLIPLAQATAISFSKPIFITIGATIFLGEIIKARRIAAIIIGIIGMLIIVQPGVNTFSFGIILAIIAALAHSMNALIVKKLTLTDTPQAIITWMVIILIPITFIPAIPVWEWPSLETWLYLWGIGIVGTLAHFTWTKSYSMAEITSLEPVEFIKLPIMALFGWMIFSEIPGTWTWIGGLIIFISTIYISHRESKASNSLKPNDGAQEPKL; encoded by the coding sequence ATGGTTATTTTTATTCGAAAGGCAGCAGAAAACCTTCATATTCTTGAAGTTGTTTTTTTCAGAAACCTTTTAGCTTTTGTAGTGATGATTCCAATATTAAAATCTACAGGCCTTTCTGCTATAAAAATGAATAATACTAAATTATTTTTTATGAGAGGTTTTTTTGGTGCTATTGGAATGCTTGCAGGCTTTACCTGCTTAACTTTAATACCGCTTGCTCAAGCTACTGCAATTAGCTTCTCAAAACCAATATTTATAACAATTGGCGCTACTATTTTTTTAGGTGAAATAATTAAAGCCAGAAGAATTGCCGCAATCATTATTGGCATTATTGGAATGCTAATAATTGTTCAACCCGGGGTCAATACATTTTCGTTTGGAATAATACTTGCGATAATTGCAGCTTTAGCTCACTCAATGAACGCCTTAATTGTTAAAAAACTTACTCTCACTGACACCCCTCAAGCAATTATTACATGGATGGTAATAATTCTTATTCCTATTACTTTTATTCCAGCTATTCCAGTATGGGAGTGGCCAAGTTTAGAGACTTGGCTATACCTTTGGGGAATTGGCATTGTAGGAACTCTTGCACATTTCACATGGACTAAATCCTACTCTATGGCTGAAATTACCAGTCTGGAACCAGTTGAATTTATAAAATTGCCAATTATGGCTCTATTTGGATGGATGATTTTTTCAGAAATTCCAGGTACTTGGACTTGGATTGGAGGGTTGATAATATTTATATCAACAATATACATAAGTCATCGAGAGTCAAAGGCTTCAAACTCTCTTAAGCCAAATGATGGCGCTCAAGAGCCAAAACTTTGA
- the map gene encoding type I methionyl aminopeptidase: MAISIKSPEQIEKMRIAGRLASSVLEMIGKYVVVGVTTEKLDQICHDFIVNDLKSIPAPLNYNGFPKSVCTSVNNVVCHGIPGEKKLKKGDIINIDITIIKDGFHGDTSKMFMVGKPSVKASRICKITQECLMLGIQQVKPGIHLGEIGKVIGTHAKSKNCSVVKDYCGHGIGLGFHELPQVIHYDDGKIEQSPILESGMTFTIEPMINLGGYEVITSKIDGWTVTTKDRSLSAQWEHTILVTETGYEILTIREEEKSQHL, encoded by the coding sequence ATGGCTATATCTATTAAGAGTCCAGAACAGATTGAAAAGATGCGAATTGCTGGAAGACTTGCTTCTAGTGTATTAGAAATGATTGGTAAATATGTTGTCGTAGGAGTAACCACAGAAAAACTTGATCAAATATGTCATGACTTCATAGTTAATGATCTTAAATCAATACCAGCACCTCTTAACTATAATGGTTTTCCTAAATCTGTTTGTACATCAGTTAATAATGTTGTTTGTCATGGGATTCCAGGAGAAAAAAAATTAAAAAAAGGTGACATAATAAACATCGATATAACTATTATCAAAGATGGTTTTCACGGTGATACTTCTAAAATGTTTATGGTTGGAAAACCAAGTGTTAAGGCTTCTAGAATTTGTAAGATTACTCAAGAGTGCCTTATGCTTGGCATCCAACAAGTTAAGCCTGGTATTCACTTAGGTGAAATCGGTAAGGTAATTGGTACCCATGCAAAAAGTAAAAATTGCTCTGTTGTTAAGGATTATTGTGGTCATGGTATTGGACTTGGTTTTCATGAATTACCCCAAGTAATTCACTATGATGATGGAAAAATTGAGCAAAGTCCAATTTTAGAATCTGGAATGACTTTTACTATTGAACCCATGATAAATCTTGGTGGGTATGAGGTTATTACTTCAAAAATAGATGGTTGGACAGTTACAACTAAAGATCGCTCTCTTTCAGCTCAGTGGGAGCACACAATTCTTGTAACTGAAACTGGTTATGAAATTTTAACAATTCGTGAAGAGGAAAAATCTCAGCATCTATAG
- the aspS gene encoding aspartate--tRNA ligase: MRTHFCGELNKKNLDQDVTLCGWVNRRRDHGGVIFLDIRDKKGLAQVVINPETIDTFKLAETIRNEFVLKITGKVIARDNEMINNKISTGEIEVLANHIEILNASKPIPFQLDSMETSEEVRLKYRYLDLRREEMQKRLRLRSKVTHFMRDFMDKNDFLDIETPFLTKATPEGARDYLVPSRTHEGGFFALPQSPQLFKQLLMMSGFERYYQIVKCFRDEDLRADRQPEFTQLDVETSFMNEDEITSLMENMIRGLFKDLGDIDLPNEFPTITYHNAIKLYGVDRPDMRIPLQMVDVNEIMEKVEFKVFSGPANSENGRVAALKVPGGASISRKQIDDYTKFVSIYGAKGLAYIKINDDGPSSPIIKFLGDEVTQKVIDLTGAKTGDIIFFGADKSKIVNEALGSLREKLGNDLKLFNKEWAPIWVVDFPMFDEADDGTFNAIHHPFTAPSVSTEALLDNPGKSLSRAYDLVINGSEVGGGSIRIHQSDMQKTVLKLLGIGDEEAREKFGFLLDALDYGCPPHGGIAFGLDRLVMTLSKTESIRDVIAFPKTQTAACLLTDAPSSVSKSQLKELNIKVTLPTKN, from the coding sequence ATGAGAACACATTTCTGTGGTGAACTTAACAAAAAAAATCTAGACCAAGATGTTACTCTTTGTGGCTGGGTTAATAGAAGAAGGGATCATGGTGGTGTTATTTTCTTAGATATAAGAGATAAAAAAGGACTTGCTCAGGTAGTAATTAATCCTGAAACTATTGATACTTTTAAATTAGCTGAAACTATCAGAAATGAATTTGTTCTTAAGATTACTGGAAAAGTCATAGCTCGAGATAATGAAATGATTAATAACAAAATTTCAACAGGTGAAATCGAGGTTTTAGCAAATCATATTGAGATCTTAAATGCATCAAAACCAATTCCATTTCAACTCGACTCAATGGAAACTTCTGAGGAAGTTAGACTTAAGTATCGTTATTTAGATCTTCGGAGGGAGGAAATGCAAAAAAGACTTCGACTCAGATCTAAAGTAACTCACTTTATGCGTGATTTTATGGATAAAAATGACTTCTTAGATATTGAGACTCCTTTTTTAACAAAAGCTACTCCAGAGGGTGCAAGGGATTATCTTGTTCCATCAAGAACACATGAAGGAGGTTTTTTTGCTTTGCCTCAATCTCCTCAACTTTTTAAACAATTGTTAATGATGTCCGGTTTTGAAAGATATTACCAAATAGTTAAGTGCTTCAGAGATGAAGATTTAAGGGCTGATCGTCAACCTGAATTTACTCAACTTGATGTCGAAACATCTTTTATGAATGAAGACGAAATAACGTCTCTTATGGAAAATATGATAAGAGGACTCTTCAAAGATCTAGGTGATATAGATTTACCTAATGAGTTTCCAACAATTACTTACCATAATGCAATTAAGCTATATGGAGTTGATAGACCAGACATGAGGATTCCTTTGCAAATGGTTGATGTTAACGAAATAATGGAAAAAGTAGAATTCAAAGTTTTTTCTGGACCTGCAAATAGTGAAAATGGTAGAGTTGCAGCACTTAAAGTACCAGGTGGAGCTTCAATTAGTAGAAAGCAAATTGATGACTATACAAAATTTGTAAGTATTTATGGTGCCAAAGGTTTAGCCTATATAAAAATAAATGATGACGGCCCATCTTCACCAATTATTAAATTTCTTGGGGATGAGGTAACTCAAAAAGTTATTGATTTAACTGGGGCTAAAACTGGTGATATTATCTTTTTTGGAGCTGATAAATCTAAAATTGTAAATGAAGCACTAGGAAGTTTAAGAGAAAAGCTAGGTAATGATTTAAAGCTATTTAATAAAGAATGGGCGCCAATTTGGGTAGTTGACTTCCCAATGTTTGATGAAGCTGATGATGGAACGTTTAATGCTATTCATCACCCTTTTACAGCTCCTAGCGTTAGTACTGAAGCACTATTAGATAATCCTGGAAAGTCACTCTCACGTGCATATGATTTAGTTATTAATGGATCTGAGGTTGGTGGTGGCTCTATTAGAATTCATCAAAGTGACATGCAAAAAACTGTTTTAAAACTGCTTGGAATTGGAGATGAAGAAGCTAGAGAAAAGTTTGGATTCCTTCTTGATGCTCTTGACTATGGCTGCCCTCCTCATGGAGGAATTGCTTTTGGATTAGACAGGTTGGTTATGACTCTTAGTAAAACTGAGTCTATTCGTGATGTCATTGCCTTCCCTAAAACACAAACAGCTGCATGTTTATTAACAGATGCACCGTCTAGCGTTTCTAAATCTCAACTTAAAGAATTAAACATAA